The stretch of DNA GCGATGCGACCGCCGCAAGATGCGGCCTGCGCGGATCATGATGGAAGTCTACCATCGCGATCTGACCCGCATGGTGGCCTTGCCCGATAGCGACCTTGCCGACCCGCTCGTCTCGAAGCGTTTGGTGGGCAAAGGTGAGCGACTGCTGATCGCCTTACGCTACGCATTGCTTTAGAACACGCCAGGGGGATCTCGCCGGTAGGGATGGCTCGCGCCAAATCCGATTAATGTCTTATGTCCATATCATAGGGGCTGGCCTTGCCGGACTTTCCGCGGCGGTCGAGCTGACCAAGGCCGGCCGGGCGGTGAAGCTTTGGGAACAGGCTGCCCGTGCTGGTGGCCGCTGTCGCTCGTTCCACGACGCAGCCCTCGACCGGCTGATCGACAACGGCAATCACCTTCTGCTCTCCGGCAATCGCTCAGCCCAAAAATTTCTGGAGACGATCGGCGCAGCCGACCGGCTGATCGGACCGGATCGGGCGCGCTTTCCCTTCCTGGATGTCCGCACCGGCCAACGTTGGGTGATCGCGCCCAATTTCGGGAGGCTGCCCTGGTGGATGTTCGTGCCCTCCCGGCGCGCGCCGGGCACCCGCGCCGGTGATTATCTGGCCGGCCTGCGCCTCCTGCGGGCCGATCCCCGCGCGACTGTCAGCGAGGTGCTGGCGGTTGATGATCGCGCCATGGAGCTCTACTGGGACCCGGTCGTGGTGGGCATTCTCAATGCGCCCCCCGATCTTGCCGCCGCAACCCTGCTCAAGCCGGTCTTGACCGAGATCTTCGCCCGCGGCGGAGCCGCCTGCCGGCCGCGCATCGCCGCTCACGGTCTCTCGGACACCTTCATCGATCCGGCCCTCGCCTGGCTTGCCCGCCACGGGGTCGACATCACCTATGGCGCGCGGCTTGCAAGCCTCGTGCATGACGGCACGCGGCTGACATCCCTGTCTTTCACGCGCGAGGCGGTGGATCTTGGCCCCGATGACCAGGTTATCCTGGCGGTGCCTGCCCCCGTCGCCGCGGATCTCGTGCATGGCCTTACCGTACCCGCTGCCCATGCGCCCATCGTCAATGTCCATTTCCGCCTCGACCATGAGCCGCGCCTGCCTCCAGATCTGCCGCTGATCGGCATCGTCGGTGGCGTCGCGCAATGGATCTTCGTGCGCGACGATGTCGCCTCCGTCACGGTGAGCTCCGCGCAGGCCTTGGCGGAACGGGCAGCCGATGACGTTGCCGAAGCCGTCTGGGCGGATGTTGCAAAGGCGCTTGGCCAGCCTAACGCCCCGATGCCGCTCTGGCGGGTGATCAAGGAGCGTCGCGCCACCTTCGAGCAGACGCCGCAACAGATAGAGCTGCGCCCCAAGCCCCAGACCCGCTTTTCCAATCTGGTGCTCGCCGGAGATTGGACCGCGACCGGCCTGCCCGCCACCATCGAGGGCGCGATCCGGTCGGGCTCTTTTGCCGCTGATGCCTTGGCCAGATCCGGCAAGGCTTCAACTTGACAAAGGTCTGCCGACGCGCAACTCAACCCCGCGAGATCAATCTTGAAGAAACTGACCCTGCCGAAGGAAGATCATGACGTTGACAACACCCGGCCACCGATCGAGTGAAAACAAGGGAGGACCGGCTAGCGTCGATGCGGATCTCTTTTCCCGGATCGACCAGACCGTTACTGAAGCAGCAGAGGCGCTTGCGGCTCTGCAGCAGGATGATGGTCATATCCTGTTTGAGCTAGAGGCGGATGCAACTATCCCCGCCGAGTATATCTTTCTCAACCACTTCTTAGGGGATCTCGAGCCTGAGCTCGAGGCCGAGCTTGGCGAGTATCTCCGGCTGACCCAGTCGGA from Rhodoligotrophos sp. CJ14 encodes:
- the hpnE gene encoding hydroxysqualene dehydroxylase HpnE, translating into MSYVHIIGAGLAGLSAAVELTKAGRAVKLWEQAARAGGRCRSFHDAALDRLIDNGNHLLLSGNRSAQKFLETIGAADRLIGPDRARFPFLDVRTGQRWVIAPNFGRLPWWMFVPSRRAPGTRAGDYLAGLRLLRADPRATVSEVLAVDDRAMELYWDPVVVGILNAPPDLAAATLLKPVLTEIFARGGAACRPRIAAHGLSDTFIDPALAWLARHGVDITYGARLASLVHDGTRLTSLSFTREAVDLGPDDQVILAVPAPVAADLVHGLTVPAAHAPIVNVHFRLDHEPRLPPDLPLIGIVGGVAQWIFVRDDVASVTVSSAQALAERAADDVAEAVWADVAKALGQPNAPMPLWRVIKERRATFEQTPQQIELRPKPQTRFSNLVLAGDWTATGLPATIEGAIRSGSFAADALARSGKAST